The DNA region GCAGAGAGGGTGGAGAGGCTTGAGGAGCGACTGGAAGAGCGTGAGGACCGCATAGCGACGTTAGAAGAGCAACTGGCGCGACGGAGCAACATCGAGGAGAAGATCGACACACTGGCGAAGCAGGAGCAGCATGAGGAAGCGCCCTTTTTCATCAAGTGGTATCGGTGGTGGAAACGCCAGTAATTATGCCTGGCTCGGTTAGCCAATACTCATGGATCAGCCGAGCAGTTGGGAGCTATTTCAGAGTGTATTGATTGGCTCTGTAGCTGGTATAATTGCCTCTGGTGTTGTGAACAGAGGGATTCTTTACGTGGCTGTAAATTCTTTCATTTTATGGGTGCTCCTCATAATACTACTTAACGGTGGGAAGGTCCTCTTCGAGAAGATCGAGAACTACAGAGACGATGAAGAGGAGGAAGAAGATCGACCGTATGAAGACGTGAATTATGCGGCTTGAGGCAGTACGGAGATTTTGGGACCCAAACCCTCCGTGGGGTGTTTCCATATATGCGTGAGATAGCGCCATTCACGTGGAGAGGGCTAACCCACCACCATGCCGTGAGCCACGGAGTCCCTTCCCGAGCTTATCTTCATACCATGGGGTAGAGTACCATGCTAACTCGTCGAAACCAATTGGATAGTTAACAACTCCAAGGTTGTTTTCCTCAGGAAATCATATGAAATCTTATTTGTCGGGTTGATTTCACGCTTCTATATATTGGTCAGAAGCCTCAGACGTCAGCGTTACGGGCTGACAGAGTGGATTCGGCAGTCTAACATCACGCACCCAGATAACTGCTGCTATCCGTGAGAGTAGTGTTAGACGACTCGCAGCGGAGTGAGATATAACTGGAAGTAATCACTATCCATTCAGATAATGGGGCATTAAATTAAGAAATACTACCGTGATGGGCAGATCGCAGAGAAATTTCCAATTGAGCTACTTTCGAGATTCCGTGATCTCCCCTAATCCAGATTTGCCCATATTAGTGTCCCACAGCCTCGCAGTTACATTCTTTTTCACCCCAAGTGTGATATATCGTCTTGAAACAGAAATCGATTCTGAGCCAATCTGAGGCGATTCAGGCACAAGGGCATAATGTCATTCAGGGAGATGAATTAGGCCGCGATTCCCGTTACGCGCAAGCGCGAGGCAGAGGGCATTAGCCCGGCCCCAATCTCCGTGATACTCGCTCCATGCCCATTGTATTCCGCTGCGACAGGGGCATGTAGATCTCGACATGGAGATGAAGCACTACATGCTGTTGTTGTATTAACGCGCGAAGAACCGCGCTAATCGCTATTTTGCCGATTTCAGATATCTATGTCGCTCTGTCTACTTTTTACACCCTTTTCACGCGCAAAACAAGGCCGTTTCGATACATCATTGAATATTTCGCAAAAAAGTGCTTTTTTCGTAATCAGTCCCGCGTCATTCCCATGAGGGATTTCACCCCAATTAGTGCGAAATTATCGCGCAATTGAGTCTGTACTCGCCAGCGGAGTGGGACAGTTGAGCCACATTCCGCTAAATCCGATTCCGCTGATTTGGGGCAGTAGAGGCGCTGACTAATTCGTGATTACACTACAAGTAAGTGAGGTAGCACAGAGGTCACACAATGATTGCTGATAACGAACTACGCGACATTGGCATTGAGCGAGGTTGGTACGAGGATCGTGGTGAGGTCGACGTCGAGTACGTCGTGAATCGCTTGGCCATTGAGGAGCAGCGGTCTAACCTCAGTACTGAGCGGCACGACGAAATTGCCCGAAAGCAGGCAAACCGTGGTGAGGGGCTATGACTCGGCGTGAGAAGAATATCCGAGTCAATGAATCGGACCTTAGTGCGCTGAAAGCCGCCCGCGACAAGATCGACGCGAGTCTTGCACTGGGATACGTCGCTCGTCTTGGCGCACAACAGCTGCTAAACGAAGAGTCGGACGACAGTGAGGTCAGCTTTTGAGATGTCCGATTCCTACCGCATGACGGGGATCTACATCGACAGTGCGGCACTCACCCGAGTGATGGAAATCGCACGCGAGGTCGATATTTATGATTCTCGACGCGAAGCGAGTGACGACAGTTACGAAGAAATCACTCATTTTCTTTGCGACTATTTTGAGAGGAAAGAAGAATGACGGAGAGTGAAACTTTCGAGGTAGACGAAACGGTCGTGCGGCCCGCTGGCGGCCATGAGGACGACAGTGAGGGCGATAGCGAGGACGACAGTGAGCCTCGAACGTTCGAGCGGGGGTATGCCGCATGAAGATCCAGAAGACCACCTTCACTCCCGATGTTGGCATGGTCGTAGAGGCTCCCGAGCAGATCGGGCGCAAGTCCGTGCAGCGGTATGGGGGCGGCAATGGTGCTGTCGGCCATGTTGCGGCCACCATCGTGGGGAAGGGCG from Halomicrobium urmianum includes:
- a CDS encoding ribbon-helix-helix domain-containing protein → MSRKSITVRIREDLIDRLDEEADERDVSRSEYIRGILEDRHRAEELAERVERLEERLEEREDRIATLEEQLARRSNIEEKIDTLAKQEQHEEAPFFIKWYRWWKRQ